The sequence tccccaccaccacctgtGGTCTTATGTTCAAATCCCCGTGGACTAATCCATTTAagcttctctgtttctttctaaaacatCTCTACTACAGCTTGCAGTCTTCCTGACTATAAACCTTAATTACAGTCCTCTCAGTACCACTAAGATAATGGCTAATTATCCTTTGTCTGAGGATAAACCAAGGAAGTGTCTGTGTAGACTGACAGCCAAACTGTGCGTTAACTTGAGTCTTTTGAATGGGGATGGCAGTGATGTCATCTTACCTTACTGTGAAACACTTTGAAAGCTAACATGCTAGAGGTGTGGTATGCTATGTGAATGGCCTGATAGCATTTGAATCTCTCCCATAGTGAGCTGTTTGAAGTGAGTCACATCAGGACAATCTACCACATGTTCATCGCTCTTCTCATTGTCTTCATCCTCAGCACACTTTTAGTAGACTTCATTGATGAAGGAAGGTAAGAATACTTTGGAAAGACAGGGACCAAGGCTGGGAAATGCTCACTTCCAAAGTACCACAGGTACATGAAACTCAGAATGGTGCAGAAAGAAGGGGGAATCTTGCCTTGGGATGTTGTTGGAAGGGGGGTTTTCAACTTGACATACTTAAAATATATGCTAGAATTCCTGTTGAGGGTATATGATCATTTCAAATCAGATAGCTAGATGTTAGGAAAATCCTACAGATTGGTGTATTCCATGAGAATTATGGCCAGCACAGTTCAGCCTAACACTCTTACTTCATCACAAGGCTGGCAAAAGGAAGGGGTCATTATTGAATGTGGACTGCTCTAGTTGAATATATTTAATGAAACAGTAGCTTTCAGCTGCTTGTGTTGCCTGAAGGAGGACTGTGTTTAAATACTTCAGCAGTCCTTCCTCTGTTTAAAAATGACAGTTCTGGAACACTGTACTTGTGCTCCAATAAAAATAGAACTTctttttcctggggaaaaaatctCAAGGATATTGGTTAAGATTGTGCTTTGCAGGTAGCCAGTTCTGAACAAGATTGTGAAAGACTGCTTTCCTCACACTCGCTTGTTGCTTTAAATAGTATCTTTTTGGCAAGCTGTATCCCATGTACACAAGTAGGATTACATGTTTATCTTGCTGATTAGCTGATCCTCAGTGTACAAAACTAGAGTTGTATCTTGATTATTATTGTTCCTCTTGTCTAGATATAAGAACAAGCTTGTGCACTATTGAATATTGTTTAGCTGATCCTAACTTAATAGTGTATGGACACTGGGGGAGAACAGGTATTTACCTCTAAAATCAACTAATAGGGCTGGATTCTCTGattactttagaaaaaaaagagaggaaaaaaaaatatcattgcTGTGGTCGCAGCTAGATCTGATAGTTTAGATCCAGTTTGCAACTGAGCCTCTGCATGAGAACAAATAAATTGTGTTGGTGTACTCTGTACTAccttcttctctgaccttgTCTTAGAAGAGCTGCTTTTGCGTAGGAGTAAGCTCTGGTGACTTTAGTCAGTAAGGCTGAACATCCTTTTGTTTATGTCGTTATGTTTTAAGCTTGATTAATAAAGTACCTGGTGCACACCATGTGGACATATTTGAACTGACCATCTGATGACCCTAAGCCTTTTGGGTGACTTCTAAATTGAATCCATGTGGAATGCCtacagttttcacaaagcagaatTAAATTAGGTTTGAGTGCTAGATGTTAAAATACCTCATGCCTACAGAGGTGGGGAAAAAGCCTCTTTAAGTGTTAAACTCCTGGGAAGAACTGATTCTTAATGTAATAGTGATGATGTCTTTGGAGTGTTCCCCAAAAGCTCTTTTGGACCCTGGTTCAGCAGTGGATCATTTAGTCACGTGCTTGTTCTTAACTGGGATGAGTTGAGCGTACTCTTAAAGCACATGCTGATCTTAAAGATGTGCTTAAGCCCTATGAGATTTGAAGGTAAGCTGTGTCTGACAGCATTGATGGCATGAGTCCTTCATCTCTTATTTTCTGATGTGCTTGTGGGTGGCCACTTAAATCTGCCACAGACAGCCCTCTGTTCCTGAGCTGAAAATTGCCACAGTCACTTCTATCTAGACTGTCAAACAATTATGATCTGGAAGCTTTGCATTTTGTAGCCACTTAGTGGAGTAGAAATGTTTCTAATGAAACAGTGGACACTGAATATTGTCTCTTTCCTTGTGCCTTCTAGGCTGGTCCTAGGATTTGATCTCTTGGTCTTTGTTTTTGGAAAGCTCCCAGTCGTCTTCTGTACTTGGCTGTGCATGTTCTGTGCCACAGTTATTGTTCCATACAACCTTTTTGTCTGGTGGGCCCAAGGCTACTACAGTTCCTCCCATCGTGTAATCCACTCTCTTTTCTATGGGATGTTGTTCACGCTCTTCCAAACAGCTGGGCTTGGATTTGGACCAACCTATATTGCTATATCGTATGCCCTGCCTCCAGCTTCCCGTTTTATTGTAATACTGGAACAGGTAGGTCCCTACCCAGTATCTTTGGATATGTTGAATcttgttttcaaaatggaaaggGTCCTTTTTCATAAGGAGTCAAGTGTTGCTTTTATTCATTAAATTAAGCTAGGGCTGTGGATGAGTTTGTCTTTGACTTCAAGACAGACTTACAGGCAGCAAGTCTAATGAGACGAAGTAGGTGGTAAACTTCATTTTGACCTGGTAACCACTTGGTTTTTTTAccctgtatttaaaattttactgcGGGGTTTTTCTGAACATACTTCAAGGCtgaatttctatttatttctagTTGTCTTGTGGATGCTAAATGCTTAAAACCAGTTTTAAGAACCTGTTGTACCATAGTTCACAAGGAAGCTGTAACatccctctttaaaaaaaaaaaaaaaaagacaagtacGTAGTCAACAAGTAGTTCCTGTTTCCCTTTCTGTTCCCAAGAAGCAACTGTCTGTCTTGCAGTCAGAACTTTATTGAAagtggaattttctttttctggagaaggagaggaagagtgCAAGAGTGTGGAGGAGTGGTTAGACCATCAGGTTAAAACAAGGATGTTCAGAGATGAGAGTGTAGGCTTAGAGAATTAACTTTGGACTAGTCCTTCTTTTGGTATTTCagtgttaaaacaaacaaaaagccctgCTTGGTAGCTGTGGACTATTTATATGGGGCACCGCCTTATTCCAGTGTAGTGGTAATTGCTGTAGAACACATCTAACTTCAAGGAGTCGGTTTCAAGACTTTGAAACACACTGGCCTGTTGAAATGgatagggttttttccttcaattttaaattaatgttaatTGGTTAGTGACTTGCTGGTGTTATTCAGAATCCTTGTGTATGATGTGGTCCTGTGAGTGTAGATGAGATGTGTTTTGACTCTCATGAGCCATGATTGTTTTACTGTAGGTTTCACCTTGCAGTGTTTTAAATTCATGTCAGTTAAACAGGCTTGTGGGCAGAGGAAGCAGCCCTTTCCTTGTGAAAGGGGTAGTAAATTGGAGAGAAACCAGGATGTTGAAGGTGTTACCTTAAAATGCTTGATCCAGTCTTTATTGGGAAGTTGGGAAAGTGAGAGTATTAAATTGATATTCTCTTTGTCTTACAGGTTCGTCTTGTTATGAAGGCTCATTCATTCATCCGGGAGAATGTACCCAGAGTCTTAGCCTCTGTAAAGGACAAGTCCAGTGAGTAACTTGCCCTGCTTTTTTTTGACAGCAGTGCATAACCAGCTCTTGTTTTCCCTCCACTGCTTTGAGCTGCCCTCATGAATTGGAGAGGTAGGATTTGAAAGGGTGGCTTTGGATGGAGAGGTCATGAGGCTCTAGGCTGGCCTTTTGCATCATAATTTTAGCCTGAACCTTTTTGTTTGGTATTAGGCAACAAGCTAGATTGTTGTTCAGGTCTAAGTCATCTCTGTATCTTGAAGTCTTTCTTCAACAGGACTCCTTATTTCTGCTTGTAGGAGGAAAAGGTGTTTAGGGGCTGCCTGCACACCTCCAGTTCAGTGCTCTAGTTGAAATGACAGCAACTGTAGAAGCACAGAAGCTCTTTCAGCAAGGCATGCTAGAGCTGGACATGAACCCACATGTTGATACAGGCGCTACAGGCTCCTATCTTCCCTAGGAGGAAAGGAAACGTGATATCAAGGTGTTAGCACTGCGCTGTTAGTCACTTGTTAACTGTGCTTCATGGCAGGGCGATTCCATCTGATAGGTCTAGTTTGTTGTATTCTCTGCAAATCCCATACCTTTAGTTCCAgactgagggtttttttgaggtgATAAAAGAGTTCTATGTTGTGAAAGGGTACTGGGGAAACCGAACTGTCGGTAAGAAAAAAACggcagtgtctttttttttttttttttatttccccctctTCCAGGCACAGTACCTATTCCCAGAATTTCTCAATACCTGTACTTCCTCTTTGCTCCCACCCTCATCTACAGAGACAACTATCCCAGGTAATGTGAGCAACACCAATAGAACATTAAAGTAGTCTAAAAACTGAAGCCAACATTAAGCATCCCTGGATGCGATCTATTCAATTTGAGTTGGAGCTTTCATAAAGATGTAGTTAAGTCAGTAACCTGGCAAGGGCAGGACTTGGTCACAAAAACTCACTCTAATACTAATAGTATTTTGACTTTAccattctggttttatttctttgggaAGTGCACTTGAAGTGAAACAAATTAAGAACTTGCTACTGAATATTTCATGATACACAGTTCCTGCAGTAGGCTTGTGTGTTGTTTTACGTGGTGCTAATAAGCAGCCCTCTCTTGAGTTTGAAGAGATAGGCTGAAGCCTTTAAAACTGGGAACTCCCAAACTTTTCTGTACTTTGCTGGATTGCACTTCAACAGTGTCGAGTCAGCAGTCTTTTACGTGACTATCGGGCAGATCACCACCTCCTACGTAATTGCATAATGTGCCTTCCAGATACTTTTCCATTTATGGAATTGCCATAGTTGTCCTACTGTATTTGAAAGTGAAGCACCAGCAATTTGGGCAGACATCTTTTGGATGCCAGGAGATTAAGAACTCTGGGACtcaaaaaacagatttttttagaGTATAGTTTGGTAAAGTGAGTAACAGAAGGGAGGTGTTTGCTGCTTTGGGGTCCTATTTAGATATCATATCATGTGTTCTTTTCCTTAGGAATCCCACGATAAGATGGGGCTATGTGGCTACCAAGTTTGCACAGGTGAGTAGTGCAGCTTTCCGAAGAATGGACTTTCAGATATTGTCTAAATTGTATTGCTAAACAGTTCTCCCTTTGGCATTAAATCACTGTTTACTTGGTGTGGGCTTAACAGAAAAGAATACTTTTCCGtgactaaaaaaagaaacagagatcTTGCTGCACTAATGGTtgtgtcaaagaaaaaaaaatccttgcttAAACAAACCTTTAGACTCTATTCTATACAAACCAAAGCTGTATATGTGTGTGGGGAGCGCAATATCTATGCTCTGGCGCTCTTTCTTTACAGTGATTGTACTGCACTGGCACAGCTACCTGTCTGCAGATATTCAGACCAATTTTGAAATAATGAGGCCTGGAGTCCAAATCTTCAGTGCTTATTTGAGCTTAAGGTTGACCTGATCTTCACATTTCTGGACGTGAGCTTCAATAGCTTCTTGTGAATGTGTTTCCAAGTAATGGCTTTGCGAGGAACAGCATGcattcatgttttaaaaagcaaaacaattttaaaaaaaagggaaaaacaaagcatgaaAAAGACTTTGACTGCTTGCTCTTTCACAAAAGAGAGTGACAAAGCACACACCTGGCTTACAGCAGTCAGAGTATTTAAAGCAGTGGCTTGCATTTTGACCTGAATTTCCAGAACATGGGTTCATGAGCCAGAGAAGGGCTGTAAACATCCCCTTTGGGCTAAAAGTAAGCTTTAATATTTGATTTAactacagtaaatatttttcaattatttcttcCCTTGTCTTGGACCTAGATCACAGGATACTTTCCCCGCTTACTTTGGCATTGGCACAGATCTTTTATGTCCTAACTTCTGAGTTGATGTAGCTAGGAGAAACTTTTGCAGCTGCTGTACTAGAAAAGACAAGTTGATTTTGCTCCTGGCTGTCAACATGGTAGAGAGATGGCTGTGGCTTACTTTCTGCCTGGACCCTTAGGGAAGTTTATTAGCAgcaatgtaaaataaattattttgacttGTGTTGGCAGCTGCTGTTACTCTTCTAGGACTGTCAAGGGGTGGTGTGTTAATTGTGCATTTTCTCTTATGGAGTCCAACTTTTGTTTTTGCTCCAGGTGCTTGGTTCACTTTTCTATGCCTACTACATCTTTGTGAGACTCTGCATTCCTCAGTTTCCCAATGGTAGTCAAGAAACCTTCAATCTTCGAGGGCTGGTCCTCTGCATCTTCAACTCCATTCTGCCAGGTAAGACCCAGATTCATTAGTGACTATGGAAGAggcagaagggaggggaaatgcTTCATATGAGATGCATTCGTGATAGGCAAGGATCAGCAAAGGAGGTCTTGTGGGCAGACTTCAGCATTATGGTGTTAAACTTTAGAGTCAgcaacacaaaataaaagcttggGTTTGAATTTAACTGTCTTCTAAGTCAAGTTCTAGGCTCTGTGGCAACCTTGCTATTGCCCACTGGGTAAACATGGCCTAGTGTGGAGAGAAGCTGAAATGCTTTTACTCTTTTGTATAGGTAGCATAAAGCTTATCTGTGTCAGTGCCTGTAAGAACAGTCTTGACTGCATTACATGTTCTTGCTTATAGCTGAGAGAAAATACTACAAAACCAGTCTGAATCTACCTTATTTCTAGGTGTACTGATTCTCTTCCTCGTTTTCTTTGCATTCCTTCACTGTTGGCTTAATGCGTTTGCTGAGATGCTGCGCTTTGCGGATAGGATGTTCTACAAGGTAAGAAGCAGGAGTTATAGTTTATAAAAGCAAGGGTTATAAAGcttctaaaatacattttcctaatgaaaaggaaagaagagaaaactgaagattGTTTTACCAAACAAAACATCCACAGGTTTTTGCTTGCTTATGCTGTTAGGGCTTAAGTTTGTTGTGGTGCTGTGGAACAGATCTGACTTCTACTTGGCAGT comes from Haliaeetus albicilla chromosome 8, bHalAlb1.1, whole genome shotgun sequence and encodes:
- the SOAT1 gene encoding sterol O-acyltransferase 1 isoform X2, whose amino-acid sequence is MRKCRGDLRPRGHFKTQAMQLKPAFMKEVDSHFMEFVNSLVAKSALLDSSSSASLFPASCSEKELHKAKTLRAPPEHGKIFTARRSLLDELFEVSHIRTIYHMFIALLIVFILSTLLVDFIDEGRLVLGFDLLVFVFGKLPVVFCTWLCMFCATVIVPYNLFVWWAQGYYSSSHRVIHSLFYGMLFTLFQTAGLGFGPTYIAISYALPPASRFIVILEQVRLVMKAHSFIRENVPRVLASVKDKSSTVPIPRISQYLYFLFAPTLIYRDNYPRNPTIRWGYVATKFAQVLGSLFYAYYIFVRLCIPQFPNGSQETFNLRGLVLCIFNSILPGVLILFLVFFAFLHCWLNAFAEMLRFADRMFYKDWWNSTSYANYYRTWNVVVHDWLYYYAYRDFLWFFGKKFKAAAMLSVFTVSAAVHEYVLSICFGYCYPVLFCLFACFGMVFNFILNDRRKGPIWNVIMWTSLFLGQGVIICLYSQEWYARQYCPMENPTFLDYLKPRSWSCHMKM
- the SOAT1 gene encoding sterol O-acyltransferase 1 isoform X3; this translates as MQLIAEAEQLKPAFMKEVDSHFMEFVNSLVAKSALLDSSSSASLFPASCSEKELHKAKTLRAPPEHGKIFTARRSLLDELFEVSHIRTIYHMFIALLIVFILSTLLVDFIDEGRLVLGFDLLVFVFGKLPVVFCTWLCMFCATVIVPYNLFVWWAQGYYSSSHRVIHSLFYGMLFTLFQTAGLGFGPTYIAISYALPPASRFIVILEQVRLVMKAHSFIRENVPRVLASVKDKSSTVPIPRISQYLYFLFAPTLIYRDNYPRNPTIRWGYVATKFAQVLGSLFYAYYIFVRLCIPQFPNGSQETFNLRGLVLCIFNSILPGVLILFLVFFAFLHCWLNAFAEMLRFADRMFYKDWWNSTSYANYYRTWNVVVHDWLYYYAYRDFLWFFGKKFKAAAMLSVFTVSAAVHEYVLSICFGYCYPVLFCLFACFGMVFNFILNDRRKGPIWNVIMWTSLFLGQGVIICLYSQEWYARQYCPMENPTFLDYLKPRSWSCHMKM